The following coding sequences lie in one Methylosinus sp. PW1 genomic window:
- a CDS encoding TonB-dependent siderophore receptor — protein MSSLSHRAALTGAASHIAFLSASLLLLASAAGQEALPTVEIGAATIVSADRVEERVDKSSSAVTVIPSAQIEKRGATGLTEALRGAPGLDLYETGGPGAQTSVFLRGATPGQTLVLVDGVRIGDPSSTDGSVDLGGLVATDIERIEVLRGPQSALYGSDAMGGVIHIVTRKGEGRPRASLLVEGGSYGTGHLRARVSGSEDRLWYAFAIDALTVDGHPRYGYRIARPLTIGDGKTPLPPLPPNDPTRKGGASARLGYRVNEDIAVEAAFFGYDSAIRFDNPYSFSAIDVYDPQNHQHATFAQFYARVDADMFDRALHNRFTLFGNVTNRDVWQARSCYDASFDAYNCRRGYRGTRRGFEYQGDLTLGGFGLLTFGARNETESVRTSQDPVPPTTFTPIDAAQTTHSGFAQHKLTMLERVDLSYGGRIDAVDQNRTFATWRATAAYRLEETGTKLRGSAGTGARVASLYQRFSQYGDPTLAPETSVGYDVGVDQSLFGERLYASVSLFENRFRDLIEFGRAPSCAATQAFGCYYNVGRARTKGVEFSGEAIVVPGEWRLRASYTHLAAENLTTHRSLYRRPRDKATGSLIYTGIAGLELDARLSYVGPNPDYDYIFSQRVTLAPYAKLDLFADYKIDECMSVFARIENVNDARYEEVFNYGTAGRSIYGGVKFSW, from the coding sequence ATGTCCTCCCTGTCCCATCGGGCCGCCCTCACGGGCGCTGCTTCTCATATTGCGTTTCTTTCCGCATCGCTTCTCCTTCTCGCTTCCGCCGCAGGGCAGGAGGCGCTGCCCACGGTCGAGATCGGCGCGGCGACCATCGTCTCCGCCGATCGCGTCGAAGAGCGCGTCGACAAATCCTCCTCGGCCGTCACCGTGATCCCGTCCGCGCAGATCGAGAAGCGCGGCGCGACCGGGCTCACCGAGGCGCTGCGCGGCGCGCCGGGCCTCGATCTCTATGAGACGGGCGGTCCCGGCGCGCAGACATCCGTGTTTCTACGCGGCGCGACGCCCGGCCAGACGCTCGTCCTCGTCGATGGCGTGCGCATCGGCGATCCGTCCTCCACCGATGGCTCTGTCGATCTCGGCGGCCTCGTCGCCACGGACATAGAGCGCATAGAGGTGCTGCGCGGCCCGCAATCGGCGCTCTATGGCTCTGATGCGATGGGCGGCGTCATTCACATCGTCACGCGCAAAGGCGAGGGGCGGCCGCGCGCGTCTCTTCTGGTCGAGGGCGGCTCCTACGGAACCGGACATTTGCGCGCGCGCGTCTCGGGAAGCGAGGATCGCTTGTGGTACGCATTCGCGATCGATGCGCTCACAGTCGACGGTCATCCGCGCTATGGCTATCGCATCGCGCGTCCGCTGACGATCGGCGACGGCAAGACGCCTTTGCCGCCTCTGCCGCCCAATGATCCGACCAGAAAAGGCGGCGCCAGCGCGCGCCTCGGCTATCGCGTGAATGAGGATATCGCGGTCGAGGCCGCATTCTTCGGCTATGACAGCGCGATCCGCTTCGACAATCCTTATTCCTTCTCGGCGATCGACGTCTACGATCCGCAGAACCATCAGCACGCGACATTCGCGCAATTCTATGCGCGCGTCGACGCCGACATGTTCGATCGCGCATTGCACAATCGCTTCACTCTGTTCGGCAATGTGACGAACCGCGACGTTTGGCAGGCGCGCTCCTGCTATGATGCGAGCTTCGACGCCTATAATTGCCGGCGCGGCTATCGTGGAACGCGGCGCGGCTTCGAATATCAGGGCGATCTCACGCTCGGCGGATTCGGCCTGCTGACCTTCGGCGCCCGCAATGAGACGGAGTCTGTCCGCACGTCGCAGGATCCGGTTCCGCCGACCACATTCACGCCGATCGACGCTGCGCAGACGACGCATTCGGGCTTCGCTCAGCATAAGCTCACAATGCTCGAGCGCGTCGATCTCTCCTATGGCGGCCGCATCGACGCCGTCGATCAGAACCGCACCTTCGCGACATGGCGCGCCACCGCCGCTTATCGCCTCGAGGAGACGGGGACCAAATTGCGCGGCAGCGCCGGCACGGGCGCGCGCGTCGCCTCGCTCTATCAGCGCTTCAGCCAATATGGCGATCCGACGCTCGCGCCGGAGACGAGCGTCGGCTATGACGTCGGCGTCGATCAATCCTTGTTCGGCGAGCGTCTCTACGCCTCCGTGTCGCTGTTCGAAAATCGCTTTCGCGACCTCATCGAATTCGGCCGCGCGCCGAGCTGCGCTGCGACACAGGCTTTCGGCTGCTATTACAATGTCGGCCGCGCGCGCACGAAAGGCGTCGAATTCTCCGGCGAGGCGATCGTCGTTCCCGGCGAATGGCGCTTGCGCGCCAGCTACACGCATCTCGCCGCGGAAAATCTGACGACGCATCGTAGCTTGTACCGTCGGCCGCGCGACAAGGCGACGGGCTCCCTCATCTACACGGGAATCGCAGGGCTTGAGCTCGATGCGCGCCTCAGCTACGTCGGTCCCAATCCCGACTATGACTATATTTTCTCGCAGCGCGTGACGCTCGCGCCTTACGCCAAGCTCGATCTCTTCGCCGATTACAAGATCGACGAATGCATGTCTGTGTTCGCGCGGATCGAGAACGTCAATGATGCGCGCTACGAGGAAGTCTTCAACTACGGAACGGCGGGACGCTCCATCTATGGCGGCGTGAAATTCAGCTGGTGA
- a CDS encoding cupin domain-containing protein, producing the protein MSAIHLVATNDLPRAQVGGVDDPSVRWAGAFASCGEHGATQSSTIVYEIEPGGRLGWHTDATEETQYILGGCGELRAEGGVVHHVRPGDVFVIPTPLRHDLVNTGEETLRAVAFFAAPMFTQRFDNVMIAPDVHVLGTPNRAG; encoded by the coding sequence ATGAGCGCCATTCACCTCGTCGCCACCAATGACCTCCCGCGCGCGCAAGTTGGCGGCGTGGACGATCCGAGCGTGCGCTGGGCGGGCGCCTTCGCCTCCTGCGGCGAGCATGGCGCGACGCAATCCTCGACCATCGTCTATGAGATCGAGCCCGGCGGACGGCTCGGCTGGCACACGGACGCCACCGAGGAGACGCAATATATTCTCGGCGGCTGCGGCGAATTGCGCGCAGAAGGCGGCGTCGTCCATCACGTGCGGCCGGGCGATGTCTTCGTCATTCCGACGCCGCTGAGGCATGATCTCGTCAACACGGGCGAGGAAACGCTGCGCGCCGTCGCCTTCTTCGCGGCGCCGATGTTCACGCAGCGTTTCGACAATGTGATGATCGCGCCCGACGTGCATGTGCTGGGCACGCCGAACCGCGCAGGCTGA
- a CDS encoding NAD-dependent succinate-semialdehyde dehydrogenase codes for MTREPRPFRHQAFIDGAFVAADNGATFAVRDPATGAVLAEVPDLGAAETRRAIEAAERALPGWRGKLAKERAQILRRLHDLLLADQERLAQIITAEQGKPIAEARGEIAYAAAYFDWFAEEGRRVYGDVIPQQAREKRILVFKQAIGVTAAITPWNFPSAMIARKAGAALAAGCTMVVKPAELTPLSAIAMAEIAQRAGVPDGVLNVVTTNDPASVGAELTSNPTVRKISFTGSTEVGKILLRQAAENVQKCSMELGGNAPFIVFADADLDLAVKGALATKYRNSGQTCVCANRFLVQKDVAEAFGAKLAEAASRLKVGRGVEPGVVIGPLIEEAAVEKVERLVADARARGARVLTGGGRHELGGNFYSPTVLFDTRPDMQIFVEEIFGPVAAITTFEDEAEALRLANSTHYGLAAYFYSRDIARVFRVAEQLEFGMVGVNESLMSSEAAPFGGVKQSGMGREGSKYGIESYLEIKYVCLGNM; via the coding sequence ATGACCAGAGAGCCCCGCCCGTTCCGCCACCAGGCCTTCATCGACGGCGCCTTCGTCGCCGCCGACAATGGCGCGACCTTCGCCGTTCGCGATCCGGCCACGGGCGCGGTATTGGCCGAGGTCCCGGACCTGGGCGCGGCGGAGACGCGCCGCGCGATCGAGGCCGCCGAGCGCGCTTTGCCCGGCTGGCGCGGCAAGCTCGCCAAGGAGCGGGCGCAAATATTGCGGCGCCTGCATGATCTGCTGCTCGCCGATCAGGAGCGCCTCGCGCAGATCATCACCGCGGAGCAGGGCAAGCCGATCGCCGAGGCGCGCGGCGAGATCGCCTATGCCGCCGCCTATTTCGACTGGTTCGCGGAGGAGGGCCGCCGCGTCTATGGCGATGTGATTCCGCAGCAGGCGCGCGAGAAGCGCATTCTCGTGTTCAAGCAGGCGATCGGCGTCACCGCCGCGATCACGCCCTGGAACTTCCCTTCGGCCATGATCGCGCGCAAGGCCGGCGCAGCGCTCGCCGCCGGCTGCACGATGGTGGTGAAGCCGGCCGAGCTGACGCCGCTCTCGGCGATAGCGATGGCCGAGATCGCGCAGCGCGCCGGCGTGCCGGACGGCGTGCTCAATGTGGTGACGACCAACGACCCCGCCAGCGTCGGCGCCGAGCTCACCTCCAATCCGACCGTGCGCAAGATCAGCTTCACCGGCTCGACCGAGGTGGGGAAGATTCTTCTGCGCCAGGCGGCGGAGAATGTGCAGAAATGCTCGATGGAGCTCGGCGGCAATGCGCCTTTCATCGTCTTCGCCGACGCCGATCTCGACCTCGCGGTGAAGGGCGCGCTCGCGACCAAATATCGCAACAGCGGCCAGACCTGCGTCTGCGCCAATCGCTTCCTCGTGCAGAAAGACGTCGCCGAGGCCTTCGGCGCCAAGCTCGCCGAGGCGGCCTCCAGGCTGAAGGTCGGGCGCGGCGTCGAGCCCGGCGTCGTCATCGGCCCGCTGATCGAAGAGGCGGCGGTCGAGAAGGTCGAGCGTCTCGTCGCCGACGCCCGCGCGCGCGGCGCGAGAGTGCTGACCGGCGGCGGACGGCATGAGCTCGGCGGCAATTTCTATTCGCCGACCGTGCTCTTCGATACGCGGCCGGACATGCAGATTTTCGTGGAGGAGATCTTCGGCCCCGTCGCCGCGATCACCACTTTCGAGGATGAAGCGGAGGCGCTTCGCCTCGCCAATTCGACGCATTATGGCCTCGCCGCTTATTTCTACAGCCGCGACATAGCGCGCGTGTTCCGCGTCGCCGAGCAGCTGGAGTTCGGCATGGTCGGCGTCAACGAGTCGCTGATGTCGAGCGAGGCGGCGCCGTTCGGCGGCGTGAAGCAATCGGGCATGGGACGCGAGGGCTCCAAATACGGAATAGAGAGCTATCTCGAGATCAAATATGTCTGTCTCGGCAATATGTGA